AGTCTGCCTGCGTCACCGCGGCCGCCATGGCTGAGAACGGCGAGAGTAGCGGCCCCCCGCGCCCCTCCCGCGGCCCTGCTGCAGCCCAAGGCCCTGCCTCTGCCCCGGCCGAGCCAAAAATCATCAAAGTCACTGTGAAGACCCCCAAAGAGAAAGAGGAGTTCGCGGTGCCCGAGAATAGCTCAGTCCAGCAGTTTAAGGAAGCTATTTCGAAACGCTTCAAATCCCAAACCGATCAGCTAGTGTTGATTTTTGccggaaaaatcttaaaagatcaAGATACCTTGATCCAACATGGCATCCATGATGGACTGACTGTTCATCTTGTAATTAAAAGCCAGAACCGACCTCAGGGCCAGTCCACACAGCCTAGTAATGCCGCGGGAACTAACACTACCTCCGCGTCGACTCCCAGGAGTAACTCCACATCTATTTCCACAAATAGTAACCCGTTTgggctggggagcctgggaggaCTTGCAGGCCTTAGCAGCCTGGGCTTGAGCTCGACcaacttctctgagctccagaACCAGATGCAGCAGCAGCTCCTGTCCAGCCCTGAGATGATGATCCAAATCATGGAAAATCCCTTTGTTCAGAGCATGCTTTCAAATCCTGATCTGATGAGGCAGCTCATAATGGCCAATCCACAGATGCAGCAGTTGATTCAGAGAAACCCAGAAATCAGTCACCTGCTCAACAACCCAGATATAATGAGGCAGACCCTTGAAATTGCCAGGAATCCAGCCATGATGCAAGAGATGATGAGAAATCAAGACCTGGCTCTCAGCAATCTTGAAAGCATCCCAGGTGGCTACAATGCTCTACGACGCATGTACACTGACATTCAAGAACCCATGCTGAATGCTGCACAAGAGCAGTTTGGAGGTAATCCGTTTGCCTCGGTGGGGAGCAGTTCTTCCTCCGGGGAAGGTACACAGCCTTCCCGCACAGAAAATAGAGATCCACTACCCAATCCATGGGCGCCACCACCAGCTACCCAGAGTTCTGCGACCACCAGCACAACCACAAGCAGTGGCAGTGGGTCTGGCAGTAGCTCCAACAGTGCTACTGGGAACACTGTGGCTGCAGCCAACTATGTCGCCAGCATCTTCAGTACCCCAGGAATGCAGAGCTTGCTACAACAGATAACTGAAAATCCCCAACTGATCCAGAATATGCTGTCTGCACCCTACATGAGAAGCATGATGCAGTCGCTGAGCCAGAATCCAGATTTGGCTGCACAGATGATGCTGAATAGCCCAGTGTTTACTGCAAATCCTCAGTTGCAGGAGCAAATGCGTCCACAGCTCCCAGCTTTCCTGCAGCAGATGCAGAATCCAGATACACTGTCAGCCATGTCAAACCCAAGAGCAATGCAGGCTTTAATGCAGATCCAGCAGGGGCTACAGACATTAGCCACTGAAGCTCCTGGCCTCATTCCAAGCTTCACTCCAGGTGTGGGGGTAGGGGTGCTGGGAACCGCTATAGGCCCTGTAGGCCCAGTCACACCCATAGGCCCCATAGGTCCCATAGTCCCATTTACCCCTATAGGCCCCATTGGGCCCATAGGACCCACTGGCCCTGCAGGCCCTGGCTCCACTGGCTCTGGTGGCCCCCCTGGGCCCACTGTGTCTAGCTCTACACCCAATGAAACCACTAGCCCAACATCAGAATCTGGACCCAACCAGCAGTTCATTCAGCAAATGGTGCAGGCTCTGGCTGGGGCAAATCCTCCACAGCTACCAAATCCAGAAGTCAGATTTCAGCAACAACTGGAACAGCTCAACGCAATGGGGTTCTTAAACCGTGAGGCAAACTTGCAGGCTCTAATAGCAACAGGAGGCGACATCAATGCAGCTATTGAGAGGCTGCTGGGCTCACAGCCATCGTAATTACATTTCTgtaccttgaaaaaaaatgtatcttatttttgaTAATGGCTCTTAAatctttaaacacacacaaaattgtgctttactttcattttgattcttttaagTCTGTCTAGTTATAAGTctaatatgcattttaaagtggaatccatccctctgtccctccctcctgtactgtcctttccttccttccatcctccctctttccttccttccttccttccttccttccttccttccttccttcctttcttccctccctccctccctccctccctccctgttttgaaTGGTGGTAATCAATGCTGTTTCACTCAAAGGTGTTGCATGCAAACACTTCTCTTTATTCTGCATTCATTGTGATTTTTGGAAACCGGTATCAACCTTCACAGTTGGATGAATAAGCTTTGTCCTACAGATGTCcactttatttgcattttaaacattaGCCTATGATAGTAATTTAATgtagaatgaaaataattaaaaacagaagcaaactaTTTAAAGCTCTCTAATTTGTGGTACAATATTGCTTATTGTGACTTTGGCATGTATTTTTGCTAGCAAAATGCTGTAAGATTTATAccattctttgctctttttttgcTATATTTGTACACAGTACAGTAAGCACAATTGGAACTGTACATCCAGAAATATTACAACAGATTCTAAGCAGAACATGTGTAActaaaatgggaaagaatataagaaatatttctggAGCTAGGTATATCAAAATTTTGTAGAATCTTACAGCATCTTTGATAAACTCAGTGAAAATGTTGGCTAGGCAAGTTCAGTTAAAATATAGTAGAAATGTTTATCCTGGTATCTCTAAGTATACATTTAATTGTACAGAAAACTTACAGTGTGACATTGTGTCAACATTTTCCAATTAACTGTATATGACCTTAATTTGTGCAGCCTGAAGGATCAGTGTAGTAATGCCAGGAAAGTGCTTTTTACCTAAGACTTCCTTCTCATCTTCTCCCATAAAGAGACCCTAATAAGCATTTTGATCTGTAATTGGAAATGTAATTTTCACTGAAAAGTGTCATGTGATGTTTGCATTACTTTTACCTGCTATGTATAAAGGAAACTGTATCTTTTGACTCTATCAGTTATTTCTCTTGTGCACAgggaaaaatgcattaaaaatgactaaataaaaaaattaaaaatggataaatctttccttttttgcctTCTGGCTCTAAGATCATGTTTAATAGGATTGCCCCACCCCAAGATTCTATAAATcttgtatttctctaattttaatggttttgttaaaaaaaaattccttgccCTATCTGGAGCTATTTTGATGTATGAGTTTAGGTATTCcaacatttttcccccaaagggtTAGTCAGTTCTTAGCCATTATTTATCTTGTTGCCCATCCCCCCATttgatatgttatatatatatatatatacttatgtatatgtatgtgtctatacacacacacacacacacacacacacacttatgtgtCTGAATACTCTCAGTACCACTGAATATTGTAGTCCCAGTCCACCATCCTGTAATTactaatttagaaataaaacttcataTCTGTTTGGGTAAGTCTtctattcatcttttttatttttatttttcacagtttttgGATGATTCTGACACATTTATTTTACCAGATTAACTTTACAGTtaataccccccccccaataaagtTTGATTGGGATCGTATTAAATTGATATGATGTTAGGAACTACAGAACTGCAgtgctttccagaaaaaaatacattgcctaattttttaaaaattttttaagtttattcatttttgagagagagacagagtgtgaacaggggaggggcagagagagaaaagagacacagaatccgaagccggctccaggctctgagctgtcagcacagaccctgacgctgggctccaactcaaaaaccacgagatcatgacctgaactgaagtcggacacttaaccaactgagccacccaggtgccccatacattgcctcatttttaaaaagtgttttatgtCCTTCAAgaaagttttatgtatttcagtCCTATATAATTTATGATAAATATATTCCTAGGACAGACAGGAAACAATACTGTGATTGGGAGCTCTTTTTCTATATGTTACCTATATGGTGAATTTTGCTATATAGGGGAAGAATGTATTTTCATAAGTTAAGTTTAAATTGGCACTTTactgaaatttattaatttttgagatatTCATTTGATCCTTTCGAGTTATTCCTGGTAAGCAATCATATCAATTATGACTTACAATAGTATATTCTCcctcttttcaaaatttataacATAGTTTCTGACTGCATGAGTTAAACTCTCCCAAAACAGTGCTAAATAATAAAAGTGACAGTGGCAATCTTGTTTCCCATTTTAACCAGACTATGTTTGCTGTAGCAATTctaaattgcattaaaaaaaaaaaaaaagcattcctaTAGGAGATGATCAAATAAGTTTACAAAACGCTGTATACAATAGCCCCTCTTAGAGAGTCATTATGCAGTAAATATTGACTATTATGTTTTTAAGGAGTATGTTCTTCAGTTTAAGAGTAAAAACTATTTAACTTTGTCTAATTCAACATTTCCCAAGcctatttaagaaataaatttttttcttttaaacacaacTAATAATATTTGACCTATTAGTGTTCCTCAGAACAGCAAATTAGGAAGTGGGGGGTTATTATTTCAGTGCTGTGTGATGTTGGGTGTTTGAGATAATTACAAAGACAAAGTCTgccataatatatttaataattttaaggacatgaattattttatagGGAAATGAATACCAAAATAAGACACTGGCATTGAAAATAGCAATAAATCAATAGCCGTAGGAAAAATGATGTTGTCTGAGGCCTGTCCCAGACAATTTGGCAGGTAAATTTCTTTCAAACAGTCGAGGaatataattaattattcttGCCagatgtttatctatttttacacttgatctttgCCAAAAGGCTAAGAAGCAATATAtctatttttcaatatattttgttttctccctgaAAAGATCCAGGTCTTTAACctcttaattctatttttttctttctagttcattaatttttgtttctgactttatttactcttttaattattctttatcTCTTAAATGTTGTAATATTATGTTCTTTTTATAgttctgcttttgttttggtttttttttttcatctattattaATTCACAGTTTATCCACTTACTCATTATTGAATCAAGAAAGGTATATCCTAACATGCTATCTCTTTCCCTCAAATGAAAGTCTAGCAATTCTTACATGTTTCTACTGTTTACTTGGTTGTCACTCATTCCCTAAGTTTATACTACATGTCTGGATGGTGTAAGTGTACATTGCTGGTTCTGTGATCCAGAAGGATGAGGTAATGGTGTGGGAAGTAGGGCCAGGGGCAATCCTAGCGTAAGTTCACCTCAAGACCCCTTTCTACATTTGCTTTTTTGGCCTCTCCATACGTGATATCATATATACTCTCACCATGTGTGTCGGGAGCAGGGAGAGTGAATACATAACATTGAAACAAGCCTTGCTGGTTCGTTAAAGAGGACTCTTGCATCATTTTGAGCCCACTATGTTTATTGACAAACCATTATCAGAGACTGAGCTTGCCCTTTGAGGAGATAGCCTGCTCCAAATTCAGTTGATTTGCAGAgtcaaaatagaaacaaattgaGTAATTCCTGTCAGGGACTGGGATTAGGGTATCAGGATAGCCATTTAGCCTGTGTCTCATTTTCACAAATGGActtaaattcagaatttttacATTATCCTCAAATGAAGTGATTATCCCAGCCATAGATCCAGATCATCATGATGGAAAATGTTCATCATACAGTTTAATTtactaaatgtaaaaattttaaactatagcAATTTTGATATTCCTAATTtggcattcttttattttaaaaatatactaggaGACTTAAATAAGATGGAAAGTTACTTAGGCTTCCCTCAACTTATGAGACGTTTTCATCCCAGTCTTTTTCACTGTCTGACCCCCAACTCCAGTCATTGCTCTCTAAAACAAGGTGGTATTCATGGGTTTCTGTCAGGATTTCTTGATTTGTTAGTATATCACAGAACTTCTTCAGATTGGTGATACTCTTCAAACTTGCTGCATCAGCATCATAGTCTTAGGGAAATTCCTTGAGTTCTGCTGCCCTCATTATAAAGGTTTTTCTCAGTGTTTGTTTCTCTGCGGTCTTTTTTGTTGATTTGTGGGAGGAAGGGCAAGAATTTGTGACCTGTCCTAATGCTACCATCTTCTTAGATGTCTGTTAGGATATTTAGGAGAAAAGCAATTTtctaaaaatagcaaagaaaagcATGATTTGGCAGACATCAGACAAGTAGCTTCATCATATGGTATACATGCTTACCTAGACATTAGACACTTTAATGATAGATAAACCTTGGCAAAAGCTACTCTAAACCAACAAAATCAAAATTGGGTAAGCCATCCTCAAAAAAGAGTTGTTTGTCCCAACATACATGAGCAACATTTATCAAAAGGATATGTATTAAGGCAAATAGCTCTAGCTGTACTCAGGTATCTGAGAACAGATTTGGGCTTCCCAAGAATACTTTCAAAATCCCATTTCAAAACTTGGCCTAGTGTGTAGATTAGCACATGTAATTTCAGAAAAGATTctataattcattattttttaaaaaaatttttaacgtttattattgagagacagatagagacagagcatgagcatgggaggggcagagagagggggagacacagaatcctgagcaggctccaggctctgagctgtcagcacagagcttgatgtggggctcgaactcacaaatggtgagatcatgacctgagctgaagttggatggttaactgactgagcgacgcAAGCACCCCTCTACAATTCATTATTAAAAGAATAGTTGATGAatgtggaaaaaatttaaaaagatgattagTTGGCCCTGGTATGGATTTCACAAGATTGTCTTAGACTAAATTTCTCTGTTAGACTGgaataacaataatagctaatatatTCATGGTTATGTTCAATTTTCATAACCCAGTGTATAGATAAGgaaaagtactattattatccaaCCCagtttatagataaggaaaaaagCTAAAAGAGGTTAAATAGTTTTACAGGGTCATATCCCTATTAAGTGACAGAGTCAAAATTTAAACCTACTTCTGCGATTGCAGAGTATGCACTTAACCAGTTCACTATTCTGCTTCCCCCTGATACTATTAAACTATACTGGCCTATTTATCTTAAGAGATATTATAATAAATACTAACTGGCCTCCTGGGTGTTGTTGAGGAGACAcattacctatttttaaatgaatacatctCTGCTTCTATTCATTCTGGAGCAGGTTACATAAAAATGCATGTGTGAGAATCAACTCTGAAACAATCAATAACTAGAATTTGGAGCTTTGCCTTTCTGACTTTTGAATTGTGGGTAATATTTGAAACTGCCTGTCCTTTAATACTTTAGTCCACAGTGGCCTAATACCTATGGTATGTCTCCAAATTGGCAATCACATGGGCCACTTGTGCTTCAGCTGCTCTGGAGGATGCCTGTCTTTTATTGAGTTGCCTCCTGGAGACCTCCAAAGGCAATAAACATTGTGTACTTCACCATGGCATTTGAcagtttctcaaaatattcttGAGAATAAAATGGAGTAATATGAGCTAGATGATAAATACAGGATATATATGGGTTAGTAGTTTGAATTGACTGTGTTCAGCAGTGTCTCAATGTAGACAAGAAGTTTCCAATTTCAGTTCTTTcctattgaaattatttttcaatgactATTATTAAAGCATAAAATAGCTTTCTCATTCCATTGCAAATAGAATAGAATTAGAAAGCAGAATAAATGCACTGGATGTTGTTGGCAAGATCCAAAAATTCCTTAGcaggctgaagaaaaaaaaaaaaaacagccaaatttGGCAGGATTAAATTGAATAGGATCAAATGTGAAGTCTGGTAATTGTATCAAAAATTCTGTTACCAAAGGTAAATGGTTATGTGGCTTAAAAACAGCATATGTACAGAAGACTCCATGGTTTTAACTTACCATAAGTTCAACATGCACCAACTATGTGAGGTtctagtgcacacacacacatatgtaatgaAATCTTAAGTTCCACTAATAGAGACATGTTCAAAACAAATAActcttttgtaatgttttattctgTACTTTATAGCTTATGTTGAGAGATTTGGATCATTTCAGAGTGCCAGAATTAAGATGGACACAGACAATCTGGAAAGTAACCAAAATGGTGACTCATTTACAGACACACAACAATCATTGAAA
This region of Felis catus isolate Fca126 chromosome X, F.catus_Fca126_mat1.0, whole genome shotgun sequence genomic DNA includes:
- the UBQLN2 gene encoding ubiquilin-2, which produces MAENGESSGPPRPSRGPAAAQGPASAPAEPKIIKVTVKTPKEKEEFAVPENSSVQQFKEAISKRFKSQTDQLVLIFAGKILKDQDTLIQHGIHDGLTVHLVIKSQNRPQGQSTQPSNAAGTNTTSASTPRSNSTSISTNSNPFGLGSLGGLAGLSSLGLSSTNFSELQNQMQQQLLSSPEMMIQIMENPFVQSMLSNPDLMRQLIMANPQMQQLIQRNPEISHLLNNPDIMRQTLEIARNPAMMQEMMRNQDLALSNLESIPGGYNALRRMYTDIQEPMLNAAQEQFGGNPFASVGSSSSSGEGTQPSRTENRDPLPNPWAPPPATQSSATTSTTTSSGSGSGSSSNSATGNTVAAANYVASIFSTPGMQSLLQQITENPQLIQNMLSAPYMRSMMQSLSQNPDLAAQMMLNSPVFTANPQLQEQMRPQLPAFLQQMQNPDTLSAMSNPRAMQALMQIQQGLQTLATEAPGLIPSFTPGVGVGVLGTAIGPVGPVTPIGPIGPIVPFTPIGPIGPIGPTGPAGPGSTGSGGPPGPTVSSSTPNETTSPTSESGPNQQFIQQMVQALAGANPPQLPNPEVRFQQQLEQLNAMGFLNREANLQALIATGGDINAAIERLLGSQPS